The proteins below come from a single Dryobates pubescens isolate bDryPub1 chromosome 16, bDryPub1.pri, whole genome shotgun sequence genomic window:
- the ABLIM3 gene encoding actin-binding LIM protein 3 isoform X5, producing the protein MSTSTVPYQQNPYTPGSSSSVIQCYRCGDTCKGEVVRVQSNHFHIRCFTCQVCGCDLAQSGFFFKNQEYICTHDYQQLYGTRCDSCGDFITGEVISALGRTYHPKCFVCSTCRKPFPIGDKVTFSGKDCVCQNCSHSLISTKPIKIHGPSQCAGCKEEIKQGQSLLALEKQWHVSCFKCQTCGIILTGEYISKDGIPYCESDYHAQFGIKCETCDRYISGRVLEAGGKHYHPTCARCVRCHQMFTEGEEMYLTGSEVWHPICKQAARAEKKLKHRRTSETSISPPGSSIGSPNRVICAKVDNEILNYKDLAALPKIKAIYEVQRPDLISYEPYHRYTSDETLERYSYGESLGTLSPYSQDIYESFDTRQRRASSPGYIDSPTYSRQGMSPTIPRSPHHFYRSGTESGRSSPYYSQLDVRSSTPTSYQAPKHFHIPAAGESNIYRKPPIYKRHDNLSAATKSKTSEDIAQSSKYSPAYSPDPYYHSESEYWSFQGSPKAPRARRFSSGGEEDGYDRGMHKIQSGIGRLILREEMKARSHSYADPWTPPRSSASSREALHTVGYEGSLNGSPRTHYLADSDPLISKSASLPAYRRNGLHRPPSAELFHYDSTNAVNWGMREYKIYPYELLLVKTRGRNQLPKDVDRTRLERHLSQEEFYQIFGMTIAEFDRLALWKRNELKKQARLF; encoded by the exons cagttcCCTACCAGCAAAACCCCTACacccctgggagcagctccagcgtCATCCAGTGCTACCGCTGCGGGGACACCTGCAAGGGCGAGGTGGTGCGCGTCCAGAGCAACCACTTCCACATCCGCTGCTTCACCTGCCAAG TGTGTGGCTGTGACCTGGCCCAGTCAGGCTTCTTCTTTAAGAACCAGGAGTACATCTGCACCCACGACTACCAGCAGCTCTACGGGACCCGCTGTGACAGCTGTGGGGACTTCATCACTGGAGAGGTCATCTCTGCCCTGGGAAGAACCTACCACCCCAAGTGCTTTgtctgcagcacctgcag GAAGCCGTTTCCCATTGGAGACAAGGTGACGTTCAGCGGGAAGGACTGTGTCTGCCAGAACTGCTCCCACTCCCTCATCAGCACCAAGCCCATCAAGATCCACGGGCCCAGCC AATGCGCAGGCTGCAAGGAGGAGATCAAGCAAGGCCAGTCTCTCCTGGCCCTGGAGAAGCAGTGGCATGTCAGCTGCTTCAAGTGCCAAACGTGTGGGATCATCCTCACGGGCGAGTACATCAGCAA GGATGGCATCCCATACTGTGAGTCTGACTACCATGCCCAGTTTGGCATCAAATGTGAGACCTGTGACCGGTACATCAGCGGCAGGGTCCTGGAG gcaggaggcaagcACTACCACCCCACCTGTGCCAGATGTGTCCGCTGCCACCAGATGTTCACGGAAGGAGAGGAGATGTACCTGACAG GCTCTGAAGTGTGGCACCCCATCTgcaagcaggcagccagggcagagaagaaacTAAAG CACAGAAGGACATCAGAAACTTCCATCTCACCCCCAGGTTCCAGCATCGGTTCCCCGAACCGCGTCATCTGC GCTAAAGTGGATAATGAGATCCTTAATTACAAAgacctggcagctcttcccaagATTAAAGCCATCTACGAAGTGCAGCGTCCTGACCTCATTTCCTACGAGCCCTATCACAGATACACCTCGGATGAGACGCTGGAGAGATATAGCTATGGGGAG tcCCTGGGGACCCTCTCCCCGTATTCACAG GACATCTACGAGAGCTTTGACACACGGCAGAGGcgagcctccagccctggctacATCGACTCCCCCACCTACAGCCGCCAGGGCATGTCCCCCACCATCCCCAGGTCCCCACACCATTTCTACCGCTCAG GCACCGAGAGCGGGCGCAGCTCCCCCTACTATAGCCAGTTAGATGTGAGGTCCTCCACTCCAACCTCATACCAAGCACCCAAGCATTTCCACATCCCAG ctgccGGCGAGAGTAACATCTACCGGAAGCCCCCCATCTATAAGCGACACG acaacctctctgcagccaCGAAAAGCAAAACCAGCGAAGACATCGCACAGTCATCCAAGTATAGCCCTGCCTACTCCCCAGACCCCTACTACCACTCTGAGTCAGAGTACTGGTCCTTCCAAGGTTCCCCCAAAG cccctcggGCCCGGAGGTTCTCatcaggaggtgaggaggatgGCTACGACCGGGGCATGCACAAG ATCCAGAGTGGCATCGGCAGGCTGATCTTGAGGGAGGAGATGAAGGCTCGATCCCACTCCTACGCAGACCCATGGACACCCCCTCGCAGCTcggccagcagcagagaagccCTGCACACAGTTGGCTATGAGGGCTCCCTCAATGGCT CTCCCCGGACACACTACCTGGCTGACAGTG ATCCCCTCATTTCTAAGTCGgcctcccttcctgcctacaGGAGGAACGGGCTGCACAGG cctcccagtgcTGAGCTTTTCCACTACGACAGCACAAACGCCGTCAACTGGGGGATGCGAG AGTACAAG ATATATCCATACGAGTTGCTTCTGGTGAAGACAAGGGGGAGGAACCAGCTGCCCAAAGATGTGGACAGGACTCGGTtagag CGCCACCTCTCCCAGGAGGAGTTCTACCAGATCTTTGGCATGACCATTGCCGAGTTCGACCGCCTGGCCCTGTGGAAGAGGAACGAGCTGAAGAAGCAGGCCCGGCTGTTCTGA
- the ABLIM3 gene encoding actin-binding LIM protein 3 isoform X3, translated as MSTSTVPYQQNPYTPGSSSSVIQCYRCGDTCKGEVVRVQSNHFHIRCFTCQVCGCDLAQSGFFFKNQEYICTHDYQQLYGTRCDSCGDFITGEVISALGRTYHPKCFVCSTCRKPFPIGDKVTFSGKDCVCQNCSHSLISTKPIKIHGPSQCAGCKEEIKQGQSLLALEKQWHVSCFKCQTCGIILTGEYISKDGIPYCESDYHAQFGIKCETCDRYISGRVLEAGGKHYHPTCARCVRCHQMFTEGEEMYLTGSEVWHPICKQAARAEKKLKHRRTSETSISPPGSSIGSPNRVICAKVDNEILNYKDLAALPKIKAIYEVQRPDLISYEPYHRYTSDETLERYSYGESLGTLSPYSQDIYESFDTRQRRASSPGYIDSPTYSRQGMSPTIPRSPHHFYRSAAGESNIYRKPPIYKRHATKSKTSEDIAQSSKYSPAYSPDPYYHSESEYWSFQGSPKAPRARRFSSGGEEDGYDRGMHKIQSGIGRLILREEMKARSHSYADPWTPPRSSASSREALHTVGYEGSLNGSPRTHYLADSDPLISKSASLPAYRRNGLHRPPSAELFHYDSTNAVNWGMREYKVRCSCSKERLPVGGASATWRESQRCVHVFPDPSGGSFTLCPQCPAFISLHPHMTALS; from the exons cagttcCCTACCAGCAAAACCCCTACacccctgggagcagctccagcgtCATCCAGTGCTACCGCTGCGGGGACACCTGCAAGGGCGAGGTGGTGCGCGTCCAGAGCAACCACTTCCACATCCGCTGCTTCACCTGCCAAG TGTGTGGCTGTGACCTGGCCCAGTCAGGCTTCTTCTTTAAGAACCAGGAGTACATCTGCACCCACGACTACCAGCAGCTCTACGGGACCCGCTGTGACAGCTGTGGGGACTTCATCACTGGAGAGGTCATCTCTGCCCTGGGAAGAACCTACCACCCCAAGTGCTTTgtctgcagcacctgcag GAAGCCGTTTCCCATTGGAGACAAGGTGACGTTCAGCGGGAAGGACTGTGTCTGCCAGAACTGCTCCCACTCCCTCATCAGCACCAAGCCCATCAAGATCCACGGGCCCAGCC AATGCGCAGGCTGCAAGGAGGAGATCAAGCAAGGCCAGTCTCTCCTGGCCCTGGAGAAGCAGTGGCATGTCAGCTGCTTCAAGTGCCAAACGTGTGGGATCATCCTCACGGGCGAGTACATCAGCAA GGATGGCATCCCATACTGTGAGTCTGACTACCATGCCCAGTTTGGCATCAAATGTGAGACCTGTGACCGGTACATCAGCGGCAGGGTCCTGGAG gcaggaggcaagcACTACCACCCCACCTGTGCCAGATGTGTCCGCTGCCACCAGATGTTCACGGAAGGAGAGGAGATGTACCTGACAG GCTCTGAAGTGTGGCACCCCATCTgcaagcaggcagccagggcagagaagaaacTAAAG CACAGAAGGACATCAGAAACTTCCATCTCACCCCCAGGTTCCAGCATCGGTTCCCCGAACCGCGTCATCTGC GCTAAAGTGGATAATGAGATCCTTAATTACAAAgacctggcagctcttcccaagATTAAAGCCATCTACGAAGTGCAGCGTCCTGACCTCATTTCCTACGAGCCCTATCACAGATACACCTCGGATGAGACGCTGGAGAGATATAGCTATGGGGAG tcCCTGGGGACCCTCTCCCCGTATTCACAG GACATCTACGAGAGCTTTGACACACGGCAGAGGcgagcctccagccctggctacATCGACTCCCCCACCTACAGCCGCCAGGGCATGTCCCCCACCATCCCCAGGTCCCCACACCATTTCTACCGCTCAG ctgccGGCGAGAGTAACATCTACCGGAAGCCCCCCATCTATAAGCGACACG ccaCGAAAAGCAAAACCAGCGAAGACATCGCACAGTCATCCAAGTATAGCCCTGCCTACTCCCCAGACCCCTACTACCACTCTGAGTCAGAGTACTGGTCCTTCCAAGGTTCCCCCAAAG cccctcggGCCCGGAGGTTCTCatcaggaggtgaggaggatgGCTACGACCGGGGCATGCACAAG ATCCAGAGTGGCATCGGCAGGCTGATCTTGAGGGAGGAGATGAAGGCTCGATCCCACTCCTACGCAGACCCATGGACACCCCCTCGCAGCTcggccagcagcagagaagccCTGCACACAGTTGGCTATGAGGGCTCCCTCAATGGCT CTCCCCGGACACACTACCTGGCTGACAGTG ATCCCCTCATTTCTAAGTCGgcctcccttcctgcctacaGGAGGAACGGGCTGCACAGG cctcccagtgcTGAGCTTTTCCACTACGACAGCACAAACGCCGTCAACTGGGGGATGCGAG AGTACAAGGTAAGATGCTCCTGCTCCAAGGAGCGGCTGCCAGTTGGAGGTGCAAGTGCCACCTGGAGGGAGTCCCAGAGATGTGTCCATGTGTTCCCAGACCCTTCAGGAGGAAGCTTCACCCTCTGCCCTCAATGCCCTGCCTTCATCTCCCTCCATCCCCACATGACAGCTCTATCATGA
- the ABLIM3 gene encoding actin-binding LIM protein 3 isoform X2, with the protein MSTSTVPYQQNPYTPGSSSSVIQCYRCGDTCKGEVVRVQSNHFHIRCFTCQVCGCDLAQSGFFFKNQEYICTHDYQQLYGTRCDSCGDFITGEVISALGRTYHPKCFVCSTCRKPFPIGDKVTFSGKDCVCQNCSHSLISTKPIKIHGPSQCAGCKEEIKQGQSLLALEKQWHVSCFKCQTCGIILTGEYISKDGIPYCESDYHAQFGIKCETCDRYISGRVLEAGGKHYHPTCARCVRCHQMFTEGEEMYLTGSEVWHPICKQAARAEKKLKHRRTSETSISPPGSSIGSPNRVICAKVDNEILNYKDLAALPKIKAIYEVQRPDLISYEPYHRYTSDETLERYSYGESLGTLSPYSQDIYESFDTRQRRASSPGYIDSPTYSRQGMSPTIPRSPHHFYRSGTESGRSSPYYSQLDVRSSTPTSYQAPKHFHIPAAGESNIYRKPPIYKRHATKSKTSEDIAQSSKYSPAYSPDPYYHSESEYWSFQGSPKAPRARRFSSGGEEDGYDRGMHKIQSGIGRLILREEMKARSHSYADPWTPPRSSASSREALHTVGYEGSLNGSPRTHYLADSDPLISKSASLPAYRRNGLHRPPSAELFHYDSTNAVNWGMREYKVRCSCSKERLPVGGASATWRESQRCVHVFPDPSGGSFTLCPQCPAFISLHPHMTALS; encoded by the exons cagttcCCTACCAGCAAAACCCCTACacccctgggagcagctccagcgtCATCCAGTGCTACCGCTGCGGGGACACCTGCAAGGGCGAGGTGGTGCGCGTCCAGAGCAACCACTTCCACATCCGCTGCTTCACCTGCCAAG TGTGTGGCTGTGACCTGGCCCAGTCAGGCTTCTTCTTTAAGAACCAGGAGTACATCTGCACCCACGACTACCAGCAGCTCTACGGGACCCGCTGTGACAGCTGTGGGGACTTCATCACTGGAGAGGTCATCTCTGCCCTGGGAAGAACCTACCACCCCAAGTGCTTTgtctgcagcacctgcag GAAGCCGTTTCCCATTGGAGACAAGGTGACGTTCAGCGGGAAGGACTGTGTCTGCCAGAACTGCTCCCACTCCCTCATCAGCACCAAGCCCATCAAGATCCACGGGCCCAGCC AATGCGCAGGCTGCAAGGAGGAGATCAAGCAAGGCCAGTCTCTCCTGGCCCTGGAGAAGCAGTGGCATGTCAGCTGCTTCAAGTGCCAAACGTGTGGGATCATCCTCACGGGCGAGTACATCAGCAA GGATGGCATCCCATACTGTGAGTCTGACTACCATGCCCAGTTTGGCATCAAATGTGAGACCTGTGACCGGTACATCAGCGGCAGGGTCCTGGAG gcaggaggcaagcACTACCACCCCACCTGTGCCAGATGTGTCCGCTGCCACCAGATGTTCACGGAAGGAGAGGAGATGTACCTGACAG GCTCTGAAGTGTGGCACCCCATCTgcaagcaggcagccagggcagagaagaaacTAAAG CACAGAAGGACATCAGAAACTTCCATCTCACCCCCAGGTTCCAGCATCGGTTCCCCGAACCGCGTCATCTGC GCTAAAGTGGATAATGAGATCCTTAATTACAAAgacctggcagctcttcccaagATTAAAGCCATCTACGAAGTGCAGCGTCCTGACCTCATTTCCTACGAGCCCTATCACAGATACACCTCGGATGAGACGCTGGAGAGATATAGCTATGGGGAG tcCCTGGGGACCCTCTCCCCGTATTCACAG GACATCTACGAGAGCTTTGACACACGGCAGAGGcgagcctccagccctggctacATCGACTCCCCCACCTACAGCCGCCAGGGCATGTCCCCCACCATCCCCAGGTCCCCACACCATTTCTACCGCTCAG GCACCGAGAGCGGGCGCAGCTCCCCCTACTATAGCCAGTTAGATGTGAGGTCCTCCACTCCAACCTCATACCAAGCACCCAAGCATTTCCACATCCCAG ctgccGGCGAGAGTAACATCTACCGGAAGCCCCCCATCTATAAGCGACACG ccaCGAAAAGCAAAACCAGCGAAGACATCGCACAGTCATCCAAGTATAGCCCTGCCTACTCCCCAGACCCCTACTACCACTCTGAGTCAGAGTACTGGTCCTTCCAAGGTTCCCCCAAAG cccctcggGCCCGGAGGTTCTCatcaggaggtgaggaggatgGCTACGACCGGGGCATGCACAAG ATCCAGAGTGGCATCGGCAGGCTGATCTTGAGGGAGGAGATGAAGGCTCGATCCCACTCCTACGCAGACCCATGGACACCCCCTCGCAGCTcggccagcagcagagaagccCTGCACACAGTTGGCTATGAGGGCTCCCTCAATGGCT CTCCCCGGACACACTACCTGGCTGACAGTG ATCCCCTCATTTCTAAGTCGgcctcccttcctgcctacaGGAGGAACGGGCTGCACAGG cctcccagtgcTGAGCTTTTCCACTACGACAGCACAAACGCCGTCAACTGGGGGATGCGAG AGTACAAGGTAAGATGCTCCTGCTCCAAGGAGCGGCTGCCAGTTGGAGGTGCAAGTGCCACCTGGAGGGAGTCCCAGAGATGTGTCCATGTGTTCCCAGACCCTTCAGGAGGAAGCTTCACCCTCTGCCCTCAATGCCCTGCCTTCATCTCCCTCCATCCCCACATGACAGCTCTATCATGA
- the ABLIM3 gene encoding actin-binding LIM protein 3 isoform X1 translates to MSTSIPYQQNPYTPGSSSSVIQCYRCGDTCKGEVVRVQSNHFHIRCFTCQVCGCDLAQSGFFFKNQEYICTHDYQQLYGTRCDSCGDFITGEVISALGRTYHPKCFVCSTCRKPFPIGDKVTFSGKDCVCQNCSHSLISTKPIKIHGPSQCAGCKEEIKQGQSLLALEKQWHVSCFKCQTCGIILTGEYISKDGIPYCESDYHAQFGIKCETCDRYISGRVLEAGGKHYHPTCARCVRCHQMFTEGEEMYLTGSEVWHPICKQAARAEKKLKHRRTSETSISPPGSSIGSPNRVICAKVDNEILNYKDLAALPKIKAIYEVQRPDLISYEPYHRYTSDETLERYSYGESLGTLSPYSQDIYESFDTRQRRASSPGYIDSPTYSRQGMSPTIPRSPHHFYRSGTESGRSSPYYSQLDVRSSTPTSYQAPKHFHIPAAGESNIYRKPPIYKRHDNLSAATKSKTSEDIAQSSKYSPAYSPDPYYHSESEYWSFQGSPKAPRARRFSSGGEEDGYDRGMHKIQSGIGRLILREEMKARSHSYADPWTPPRSSASSREALHTVGYEGSLNGSPRTHYLADSDPLISKSASLPAYRRNGLHRPPSAELFHYDSTNAVNWGMREYKVRCSCSKERLPVGGASATWRESQRCVHVFPDPSGGSFTLCPQCPAFISLHPHMTALS, encoded by the exons ttcCCTACCAGCAAAACCCCTACacccctgggagcagctccagcgtCATCCAGTGCTACCGCTGCGGGGACACCTGCAAGGGCGAGGTGGTGCGCGTCCAGAGCAACCACTTCCACATCCGCTGCTTCACCTGCCAAG TGTGTGGCTGTGACCTGGCCCAGTCAGGCTTCTTCTTTAAGAACCAGGAGTACATCTGCACCCACGACTACCAGCAGCTCTACGGGACCCGCTGTGACAGCTGTGGGGACTTCATCACTGGAGAGGTCATCTCTGCCCTGGGAAGAACCTACCACCCCAAGTGCTTTgtctgcagcacctgcag GAAGCCGTTTCCCATTGGAGACAAGGTGACGTTCAGCGGGAAGGACTGTGTCTGCCAGAACTGCTCCCACTCCCTCATCAGCACCAAGCCCATCAAGATCCACGGGCCCAGCC AATGCGCAGGCTGCAAGGAGGAGATCAAGCAAGGCCAGTCTCTCCTGGCCCTGGAGAAGCAGTGGCATGTCAGCTGCTTCAAGTGCCAAACGTGTGGGATCATCCTCACGGGCGAGTACATCAGCAA GGATGGCATCCCATACTGTGAGTCTGACTACCATGCCCAGTTTGGCATCAAATGTGAGACCTGTGACCGGTACATCAGCGGCAGGGTCCTGGAG gcaggaggcaagcACTACCACCCCACCTGTGCCAGATGTGTCCGCTGCCACCAGATGTTCACGGAAGGAGAGGAGATGTACCTGACAG GCTCTGAAGTGTGGCACCCCATCTgcaagcaggcagccagggcagagaagaaacTAAAG CACAGAAGGACATCAGAAACTTCCATCTCACCCCCAGGTTCCAGCATCGGTTCCCCGAACCGCGTCATCTGC GCTAAAGTGGATAATGAGATCCTTAATTACAAAgacctggcagctcttcccaagATTAAAGCCATCTACGAAGTGCAGCGTCCTGACCTCATTTCCTACGAGCCCTATCACAGATACACCTCGGATGAGACGCTGGAGAGATATAGCTATGGGGAG tcCCTGGGGACCCTCTCCCCGTATTCACAG GACATCTACGAGAGCTTTGACACACGGCAGAGGcgagcctccagccctggctacATCGACTCCCCCACCTACAGCCGCCAGGGCATGTCCCCCACCATCCCCAGGTCCCCACACCATTTCTACCGCTCAG GCACCGAGAGCGGGCGCAGCTCCCCCTACTATAGCCAGTTAGATGTGAGGTCCTCCACTCCAACCTCATACCAAGCACCCAAGCATTTCCACATCCCAG ctgccGGCGAGAGTAACATCTACCGGAAGCCCCCCATCTATAAGCGACACG acaacctctctgcagccaCGAAAAGCAAAACCAGCGAAGACATCGCACAGTCATCCAAGTATAGCCCTGCCTACTCCCCAGACCCCTACTACCACTCTGAGTCAGAGTACTGGTCCTTCCAAGGTTCCCCCAAAG cccctcggGCCCGGAGGTTCTCatcaggaggtgaggaggatgGCTACGACCGGGGCATGCACAAG ATCCAGAGTGGCATCGGCAGGCTGATCTTGAGGGAGGAGATGAAGGCTCGATCCCACTCCTACGCAGACCCATGGACACCCCCTCGCAGCTcggccagcagcagagaagccCTGCACACAGTTGGCTATGAGGGCTCCCTCAATGGCT CTCCCCGGACACACTACCTGGCTGACAGTG ATCCCCTCATTTCTAAGTCGgcctcccttcctgcctacaGGAGGAACGGGCTGCACAGG cctcccagtgcTGAGCTTTTCCACTACGACAGCACAAACGCCGTCAACTGGGGGATGCGAG AGTACAAGGTAAGATGCTCCTGCTCCAAGGAGCGGCTGCCAGTTGGAGGTGCAAGTGCCACCTGGAGGGAGTCCCAGAGATGTGTCCATGTGTTCCCAGACCCTTCAGGAGGAAGCTTCACCCTCTGCCCTCAATGCCCTGCCTTCATCTCCCTCCATCCCCACATGACAGCTCTATCATGA
- the ABLIM3 gene encoding actin-binding LIM protein 3 isoform X4 — MSTSTVPYQQNPYTPGSSSSVIQCYRCGDTCKGEVVRVQSNHFHIRCFTCQVCGCDLAQSGFFFKNQEYICTHDYQQLYGTRCDSCGDFITGEVISALGRTYHPKCFVCSTCRKPFPIGDKVTFSGKDCVCQNCSHSLISTKPIKIHGPSQCAGCKEEIKQGQSLLALEKQWHVSCFKCQTCGIILTGEYISKDGIPYCESDYHAQFGIKCETCDRYISGRVLEAGGKHYHPTCARCVRCHQMFTEGEEMYLTGSEVWHPICKQAARAEKKLKHRRTSETSISPPGSSIGSPNRVICDIYESFDTRQRRASSPGYIDSPTYSRQGMSPTIPRSPHHFYRSGTESGRSSPYYSQLDVRSSTPTSYQAPKHFHIPAAGESNIYRKPPIYKRHDNLSAATKSKTSEDIAQSSKYSPAYSPDPYYHSESEYWSFQGSPKAPRARRFSSGGEEDGYDRGMHKIQSGIGRLILREEMKARSHSYADPWTPPRSSASSREALHTVGYEGSLNGSPRTHYLADSDPLISKSASLPAYRRNGLHRPPSAELFHYDSTNAVNWGMREYKVRCSCSKERLPVGGASATWRESQRCVHVFPDPSGGSFTLCPQCPAFISLHPHMTALS, encoded by the exons cagttcCCTACCAGCAAAACCCCTACacccctgggagcagctccagcgtCATCCAGTGCTACCGCTGCGGGGACACCTGCAAGGGCGAGGTGGTGCGCGTCCAGAGCAACCACTTCCACATCCGCTGCTTCACCTGCCAAG TGTGTGGCTGTGACCTGGCCCAGTCAGGCTTCTTCTTTAAGAACCAGGAGTACATCTGCACCCACGACTACCAGCAGCTCTACGGGACCCGCTGTGACAGCTGTGGGGACTTCATCACTGGAGAGGTCATCTCTGCCCTGGGAAGAACCTACCACCCCAAGTGCTTTgtctgcagcacctgcag GAAGCCGTTTCCCATTGGAGACAAGGTGACGTTCAGCGGGAAGGACTGTGTCTGCCAGAACTGCTCCCACTCCCTCATCAGCACCAAGCCCATCAAGATCCACGGGCCCAGCC AATGCGCAGGCTGCAAGGAGGAGATCAAGCAAGGCCAGTCTCTCCTGGCCCTGGAGAAGCAGTGGCATGTCAGCTGCTTCAAGTGCCAAACGTGTGGGATCATCCTCACGGGCGAGTACATCAGCAA GGATGGCATCCCATACTGTGAGTCTGACTACCATGCCCAGTTTGGCATCAAATGTGAGACCTGTGACCGGTACATCAGCGGCAGGGTCCTGGAG gcaggaggcaagcACTACCACCCCACCTGTGCCAGATGTGTCCGCTGCCACCAGATGTTCACGGAAGGAGAGGAGATGTACCTGACAG GCTCTGAAGTGTGGCACCCCATCTgcaagcaggcagccagggcagagaagaaacTAAAG CACAGAAGGACATCAGAAACTTCCATCTCACCCCCAGGTTCCAGCATCGGTTCCCCGAACCGCGTCATCTGC GACATCTACGAGAGCTTTGACACACGGCAGAGGcgagcctccagccctggctacATCGACTCCCCCACCTACAGCCGCCAGGGCATGTCCCCCACCATCCCCAGGTCCCCACACCATTTCTACCGCTCAG GCACCGAGAGCGGGCGCAGCTCCCCCTACTATAGCCAGTTAGATGTGAGGTCCTCCACTCCAACCTCATACCAAGCACCCAAGCATTTCCACATCCCAG ctgccGGCGAGAGTAACATCTACCGGAAGCCCCCCATCTATAAGCGACACG acaacctctctgcagccaCGAAAAGCAAAACCAGCGAAGACATCGCACAGTCATCCAAGTATAGCCCTGCCTACTCCCCAGACCCCTACTACCACTCTGAGTCAGAGTACTGGTCCTTCCAAGGTTCCCCCAAAG cccctcggGCCCGGAGGTTCTCatcaggaggtgaggaggatgGCTACGACCGGGGCATGCACAAG ATCCAGAGTGGCATCGGCAGGCTGATCTTGAGGGAGGAGATGAAGGCTCGATCCCACTCCTACGCAGACCCATGGACACCCCCTCGCAGCTcggccagcagcagagaagccCTGCACACAGTTGGCTATGAGGGCTCCCTCAATGGCT CTCCCCGGACACACTACCTGGCTGACAGTG ATCCCCTCATTTCTAAGTCGgcctcccttcctgcctacaGGAGGAACGGGCTGCACAGG cctcccagtgcTGAGCTTTTCCACTACGACAGCACAAACGCCGTCAACTGGGGGATGCGAG AGTACAAGGTAAGATGCTCCTGCTCCAAGGAGCGGCTGCCAGTTGGAGGTGCAAGTGCCACCTGGAGGGAGTCCCAGAGATGTGTCCATGTGTTCCCAGACCCTTCAGGAGGAAGCTTCACCCTCTGCCCTCAATGCCCTGCCTTCATCTCCCTCCATCCCCACATGACAGCTCTATCATGA